Proteins found in one Megalobrama amblycephala isolate DHTTF-2021 linkage group LG5, ASM1881202v1, whole genome shotgun sequence genomic segment:
- the ctbp2a gene encoding C-terminal-binding protein 2a isoform X6, with protein sequence MGGMWRQHFPGIRPQIMNGPMHPRPLVALLDGRDCTVEMPILKDLATVAFCDAQSTQEIHEKVLNEAVGAMMYHTITLTREDLEKFKALRIIIRIGSGYDNIDIKAAGEMGIAVCNIPSAAVEETADSTLCHILNLYRRNTWLYQAMREGTRVQSVEQIREVASGAARIRGETLGLIGFGRSGQAVAVRAKAFGFNVIFYDPYLQDGLERSLGVQRVYTLQDLLYQSDCVSLHCNLNEHNHHLINDFTIKQMRQGAFLVNTARGGLVDEKALAQALKEGRIRGAALDVHESEPFSFTQGPLKDAPNLICTPHTAWYSEQASLEMREAAATEIRRAITGRIPDSLRNCVNKEFFVTTAPWGVMEQQVHPEINGGAYRFPPGAVGVSPGGMGGQIEGMMPGGVPSAHPLPPGTQPSLAPSPTQLLKHNDHREHLAKS encoded by the exons ATGGGAGGAATGTggaggcagcattttccag GTATAAGGCCGCAAATCATGAACGGTCCGATGCATCCTCGGCCGCTGGTCGCTCTGTTGGACGGGAGGGACTGTACTGTAGAGATGCCCATCCTGAAGGATTTGGCCACTGTGGCGTTCTGTGATGCACAGTCAACACAAGAAATCCATGAGAAG GTGTTGAATGAGGCGGTGGGGGCGATGATGTACCACACCATCACTCTGACCAGAGAAGATCTGGAGAAATTTAAAGCCCTCCGAATCATAATCCGCATTGGTAGTGGATATGACAATATTGACATTAAAGCAGCTGGAGAGATGG GTattgcagtgtgtaatattCCATCAGCTGCCGTGGAAGAGACGGCAGACTCGACGCTTTGCCACATCCTAAACCTGTACAGGAGGAACACCTGGCTGTACCAGGCCATGCGAGAGGGCACACGGGTCCAGAGCGTGGAGCAGATCCGAGAGGTGGCGTCGGGGGCCGCCCGCATCAGAGGGGAAACACTTGGACTTATTGGCTTTG GCCGATCAGGACAGGCAGTGGCTGTTCGAGCAAAAGCGTTTGGCTTCAATGTGATCTTCTATGACCCATACCTGCAAGACGGTTTAGAGCGATCGTTGGGCGTCCAGAGAGTTTACACCTTACAGGACCTCCTGTACCAGAGCGACTGCGTGTCTCTCCACTGCAACCTAAACGAACACAATCACCACCTCATTAACGATTTCACCATCAAACAG ATGCGACAGGGAGCGTTCCTTGTCAACACAGCACGAGGGGGTCTGGTTGATGAAAAAGCCCTGGCACAGGCTCTAAAAGAGGGCAGGATACGGGGGGCCGCCCTGGACGTTCACGAGTCTGAACCTTTCAG TTTTACTCAGGGTCCTCTGAAGGATGCACCCAATCTGATCTGCACCCCTCACACAGCGTGGTACAGTGAGCAGGCCTCACTAGAGATGAGAGAGGCCGCGGCCACTGAGATCCGCAGGGCCATCACTG GTCGTATTCCAGACAGTCTCAGAAACTGTGTCAACAAAGAGTTTTTTGTTACTACGGCGCCGTGGGGGGTGATGGAGCAGCAGGTACATCCGGAGATCAACGGCGGAGCTTACAG GTTCCCCCCTGGTGCAGTGGGTGTCTCTCCTGGTGGCATGGGTGGTCAAATAGAGGGCATGATGCCTGGCGGGGTGCCCAGTGCCCACCCCCTGCCGCCGGGCACCCAGCCCAGCCTCGCCCCTTCCCCCACCCAGCTCCTCAAACACAACGACCATAGAGAACACCTCGCCAAGTCATAA
- the ctbp2a gene encoding C-terminal-binding protein 2a isoform X5 codes for MALIDKHKVKRQRLDRICEGIRPQIMNGPMHPRPLVALLDGRDCTVEMPILKDLATVAFCDAQSTQEIHEKVLNEAVGAMMYHTITLTREDLEKFKALRIIIRIGSGYDNIDIKAAGEMGIAVCNIPSAAVEETADSTLCHILNLYRRNTWLYQAMREGTRVQSVEQIREVASGAARIRGETLGLIGFGRSGQAVAVRAKAFGFNVIFYDPYLQDGLERSLGVQRVYTLQDLLYQSDCVSLHCNLNEHNHHLINDFTIKQMRQGAFLVNTARGGLVDEKALAQALKEGRIRGAALDVHESEPFSFTQGPLKDAPNLICTPHTAWYSEQASLEMREAAATEIRRAITGRIPDSLRNCVNKEFFVTTAPWGVMEQQVHPEINGGAYRFPPGAVGVSPGGMGGQIEGMMPGGVPSAHPLPPGTQPSLAPSPTQLLKHNDHREHLAKS; via the exons GTATAAGGCCGCAAATCATGAACGGTCCGATGCATCCTCGGCCGCTGGTCGCTCTGTTGGACGGGAGGGACTGTACTGTAGAGATGCCCATCCTGAAGGATTTGGCCACTGTGGCGTTCTGTGATGCACAGTCAACACAAGAAATCCATGAGAAG GTGTTGAATGAGGCGGTGGGGGCGATGATGTACCACACCATCACTCTGACCAGAGAAGATCTGGAGAAATTTAAAGCCCTCCGAATCATAATCCGCATTGGTAGTGGATATGACAATATTGACATTAAAGCAGCTGGAGAGATGG GTattgcagtgtgtaatattCCATCAGCTGCCGTGGAAGAGACGGCAGACTCGACGCTTTGCCACATCCTAAACCTGTACAGGAGGAACACCTGGCTGTACCAGGCCATGCGAGAGGGCACACGGGTCCAGAGCGTGGAGCAGATCCGAGAGGTGGCGTCGGGGGCCGCCCGCATCAGAGGGGAAACACTTGGACTTATTGGCTTTG GCCGATCAGGACAGGCAGTGGCTGTTCGAGCAAAAGCGTTTGGCTTCAATGTGATCTTCTATGACCCATACCTGCAAGACGGTTTAGAGCGATCGTTGGGCGTCCAGAGAGTTTACACCTTACAGGACCTCCTGTACCAGAGCGACTGCGTGTCTCTCCACTGCAACCTAAACGAACACAATCACCACCTCATTAACGATTTCACCATCAAACAG ATGCGACAGGGAGCGTTCCTTGTCAACACAGCACGAGGGGGTCTGGTTGATGAAAAAGCCCTGGCACAGGCTCTAAAAGAGGGCAGGATACGGGGGGCCGCCCTGGACGTTCACGAGTCTGAACCTTTCAG TTTTACTCAGGGTCCTCTGAAGGATGCACCCAATCTGATCTGCACCCCTCACACAGCGTGGTACAGTGAGCAGGCCTCACTAGAGATGAGAGAGGCCGCGGCCACTGAGATCCGCAGGGCCATCACTG GTCGTATTCCAGACAGTCTCAGAAACTGTGTCAACAAAGAGTTTTTTGTTACTACGGCGCCGTGGGGGGTGATGGAGCAGCAGGTACATCCGGAGATCAACGGCGGAGCTTACAG GTTCCCCCCTGGTGCAGTGGGTGTCTCTCCTGGTGGCATGGGTGGTCAAATAGAGGGCATGATGCCTGGCGGGGTGCCCAGTGCCCACCCCCTGCCGCCGGGCACCCAGCCCAGCCTCGCCCCTTCCCCCACCCAGCTCCTCAAACACAACGACCATAGAGAACACCTCGCCAAGTCATAA